A genome region from Cyprinus carpio isolate SPL01 chromosome B23, ASM1834038v1, whole genome shotgun sequence includes the following:
- the tmed4 gene encoding transmembrane emp24 domain-containing protein 4 — MEMKAVVFCTGLMLLFAWLSPSQALYFHIGETEKKCFIEEIPDETMVIGRYRTQLWDKQAGSFLPSTPGLGMHVEIKDPDAKVILSRQYGSDGRFTFTSHTPGEHQICLHSNSTKMALFAGGKLRVHLDIQVGEHTNNYPEIAAKDKLTELQLRARQLLDQVEQIQKEQNYQRYREERFRMTSESTNQRVLWWSIAQTIILIITGIWQMRHLKSFFEAKKLV, encoded by the exons ATGGAGATGAAGGCGGTGGTGTTCTGTACCGGGCTTATGCTTCTATTTGCGTGGCTTTCTCCAAGCCAAGCCCTTTATTTCCATATCGGAGAGACGgagaagaaatgttttattgaagAAATACCCGACGAGACCATGGTGATCG GGAGGTACAGAACACAGCTGTGGGACAAACAGGCTGGCTCTTTTCTCCCATCCACCCCTGGTTTAGGCATGCATGTGGAAATCAAAGATCCTGATGCCAAG GTCATCCTGTCCCGTCAGTACGGCTCAGATGGCCGTTTCACCTTCACATCCCACACACCAGGCGAGCATCAAATCTGCCTCCACTCCAACTCCACCAAGATGGCGCTGTTTGCTGGGGGAAAACTG AGAGTCCACTTGGACATTCAGGTTGGTGAACACACCAACAACTACCCAGAGATCGCAGCTAAAGACAAACTGACTGAGCTGCAGCTGAGGGCCCGACAGCTCCTGGACCAGGTGGAACAGATCCAGAAAGAGCAGAACTACCAGCGG taccGTGAGGAGCGTTTCCGTATGACGAGCGAGAGCACAAACCAGCGCGTTCTGTGGTGGTCTATCGCTCAgaccatcatcctcatcatcacagGAATCTGGCAAATGAGACATCTCAAGAGCTTCTTTGAGGCCAAAAAGCTGGTGTGA
- the LOC109061285 gene encoding protein FAM50A-like, with protein sequence MAQYKGAASEAGRAMQLRKKREREREQLEQLKQKIAEDNMVKSNIDKKFSAHYDAVEQELKSSTVGLVTLNDMKAKQEALVKEREKQLAKKEQSKELQLKLEKQKEKKRKEEQKRKIASLSFNPDEGEEEEEEEEEEEEETEEEICMTFYFAKKKLGKNPDVDTSFLPDRDREEEENRLREELRQEWERKQEKIKSEEIEITFSYWDGSGHRKTVKMKKGNTIQQFLQRALEVLRKDFSELRSAGVEHLMYIKEDLIIPHHHSFYDFIVTKARGKSGPLFNFDVHDDIRLVNDATVEKDESHAGKVVLRSWYEKNKHIFPASRWEPYDPEKKWDKYTIR encoded by the exons ATGGCGCAGTATAAAGGAGCGGCAAGTGAAGCGGGGAGAGCGATGCAGCTcaggaagaagagagaaagagagcgagagcagCTCGAGCAGCTCAAACAGAAGATAGCAGAG GACAATATGGTGAAGTCCAACATCGATAAGAAGTTCTCAGCTCATTATGACGCTGTGGAGCAAGAGCTCAAGTCCAGCACTGTTG GTCTGGTGACACTGAATGACATGAAAGCGAAGCAGGAAGCTCTGGTCAAAGAACGAGAGAAACAGCTTGCCAAGAAGGAGCAGTCAAAAGAGCTACAGCT GAAGCTTGAGAAACAgaaggagaagaaaagaaaggaagagCAGAAAAGGAAGATTGCCAGTTTATCCTTCAATCCAGATGaaggagaggaagaagaggaggaggaggaggaggaggaagaggaaactGAGGAGGAGATTTGTATGACATTTTACTTTGCA aagaaaaaactagGGAAGAACCCAGATGTGGATACCAGTTTCCTGCCAGACAGGGACAGAGAG GAAGAAGAAAATCGTTTAAGAGAGGAACTCCGGCAGGAGTGGGAAAGAAAACAAGAGAAGATCAAAA GTGAAGAAATTGAAATCACTTTCAGCTACTGGGATGGTTCAGGACATCGAAAAACTGTCAAG atgaAGAAGGGCAACACAATTCAACAGTTTCTCCAAAGAGCCCTGGAAGTTTTGCGAAAAGACTTCAGTGAGCTGAG GTCAGCAGGAGTGGAGCATCTAATGTACATTAAAGAGGATTTGATAATCCCACAT CATCACAGTTTCTATGATTTCATTGTGACAAAAGCAAGAGGCAAAAGTG GGCCCCTTTTCAATTTTGATGTGCATGATGATATTCGGCTGGTGAATGATGCCACAGTTGAGAAGGATGAG TCTCATGCGGGAAAAGTGGTGCTGAGGAGCTggtatgaaaaaaacaaacacatcttccCTGCCAGCCGCTGGGAGCCTTacgatcctgaaaaaaaatgggACAAATACACT